From a region of the Solanum stenotomum isolate F172 chromosome 2, ASM1918654v1, whole genome shotgun sequence genome:
- the LOC125855691 gene encoding agamous-like MADS-box protein AGL61, translated as MEGKKTAGRQKISIKKIENKAARYATFSKRRLSLYKLAGELVQQNDIDIGIVLSSPTNEPYSFFHPTVEAVAQRFLKQNIELSDTTKFVATCVRNNVNKIEDKLAEFKIREDVASKETIILDQAKEMREIGWWEDIEKLKTDELTQFEAWVNVADFNMKYRLKTIGK; from the coding sequence ATGGAGGGTAAGAAGACTGCCGGACGTCAAAAaatttccataaaaaaaatagaaaacaaagcCGCTCGATATGCCACATTTTCAAAACGTCGATTGAGTTTATACAAATTGGCTGGTGAACTCGTTCAACAAAACGATATTGACATAGGAATAGTTCTTTCTTCTCCAACGAATGAACCTTATTCATTTTTCCATCCAACTGTTGAAGCAGTTGCTCAACGTTTTTTGAAACAAAACATAGAATTAAGTGACACTACAAAATTTGTTGCGACATGTGTTCGAAACAACGTGAATAAAATCGAAGATAAACTAGCAGAGTTTAAAATTAGAGAAGATGTTGCAAGCAAGGAAACAATTATACTTGACCAAGCCAAAGAGATGAGAGAAATTGGTTGGTGGGAGGATATTGAAAAACTCAAAACTGATGAGTTAACTCAGTTTGAAGCTTGGGTAAACGTTGCTGATTTTAACATGAAATATCGTCTCAAAACAATTGGAAAATGA